The region CTGGGGGACCTACCAGCTCCTGCTTGCCCTCCCGGTGTCCCTGGTGTCCCTGGGGGGCAGCACACTTGTATACAAGGACACGGACAAGGTCTTGTGGGAATTAAGGAACGTCAGCAGCTCAAGTGGCAACATGAAGCAGTGCCTGTGGTTCGCCATGCAGGAGTACAACAAGGATAGCAGGGACAAATTCTTCTTCCAGGTGGTCAAGGTGTGGCAGGTACAGATGCAGGTAAGGGCGCTTCCTCCCAGTTTGCATACTTGCTCCTGCTTGCCCCTGGCAGCACAGACCGAAACCAGAATGAGAGGGAGGGTGCGTGAGCAGCACTGGGACCCAGTGGTGCTGAGCCCCACGGCCAGCTCCCTTTCTTAAGTGCCATGACGGCTGTCCTAGGGGCCCCAACCTATGAACTCGGTTAGACCCCAAATGGCAAATCACACATCTGTGATCCGTGTTTGGTAAGGTTGGGAAACAACTGAGCACCATGAATATTTTTACAACAATGCTGCCCTGAGTGACATTCAGTCTCCCCATATCCCGAGGAATGTGGGTTGACATGGAATAGGAAGGCTCATAAAGTGCCTCCTCCCAGATGCCTTCATTCTCTCAGCCCTACATCTTTCTAGCAGCAGTGGTTCTGTCCATGGACTCCCTCCCTACAGGGCCTCAGGTGACCCAGTGCTGAGAGTCGTCAATCACCTGATATCCACGTGGGGGACGCTCCATCCCCACCTGCTGCCCAAGAAGGGGTCCTTGGTGTTGGAATTCTGCTGACTTCTAGCCTCAGTCGGGTTTGGGGTGTGGCTGGAGTGTAAGTGCACAAGAGGTTTGCAAGGATGTGTTGCAAAGGCATTCAGCAGACAGGCCGTTGTGACAGGCTTACCCCAGGTGTTGGACTCCAGGCTCTCTGGTGGCAGGAGCAGGGCCAGTCTACACGTGACCCTGTCTCCAGGAACACGTGTGCCATCAGCCCGGTGTCCCCAGCACACGGTGCTGATGACTGCACGCTCCCTCAGGGGCACCGCCATCACCCTTCAAAATAAAGGCTCCTGGGTCCTGTGACTTCCACACAGGAAGAAAAGCCCTTCATGGTTTTCTCCTTTAGGACCCAAGTAGCTTGGGCAACAAGCAGTACCAGACGCTGTAGATGAGGCTGAAATGGAAACAAATGATCACAGCCTTTAGGAAGCCAGGGGACCAATTAGAAGACAAACTGCGagacttccctggccgtccagtggttaagactgagtTTCCCTGCTTtagggggcataggtttgatctctggttgcggaactaggaccccacatgccacacagtgtgaacaaaaataaattaattagttaaataAAGAGCTGTCTTTCACTGGAAATCAGGTTCTACTCTCAGCCAAGACATGTTGATCAAAGAGAGTTAGTGGTTCATTcgtttctgactctctgtgaccccgccgactctagccctccaggctcctctgaccatgggattctccaggcaagaatactggagtgggttgccatttcctcctcgaggggatcttcccgacccagggattaaaccaaggtttcctgcattacaggcagactctttactatctgagccaccagggaagccaaagacgatgaaaaaaaattaaaaagaaaacaaaaccctgagCCTAGCTGGAGAGCTGGGATGCCGCCTATGGCACGTTGCTTGTGGGGCTTCCTTAGAGAGTTGGTGAGTCCCCTCCTGCACCAGCCACATCCTCACCAATTAAGTGAGGATCTCTGGGTGggacctgcatcccctgcatagTCATGACTGAGCCCTGCCTCCCCAAGCAAAGATGAAGGTGACCCCCGAGGGCAGACGGGCTACAgggaaaggaggctggtgggcggTGGGTTTTTTTGCGGGTTTCTCAGAAGCAGCTTCTAGCACTAGTGTTTCAGTGAAGTGGTTTATTTGAGAGGCCATCCAGGAAGCACCTGGTGGTCAGAGGGGATTGAGAGGGGGCAGGGAAATGGCCAGTGCAGGGGAGTCGCTGAGCACATTGACTGTTGAGGGCATCTGGACTCCGTGTCCCTTGGGCCCTAAGGAGATGGTGCAACACCTGAGCAGGACTGGGCCGCCTGCAGGAGGGCAGCCGGGCTCCTCTCCCACCAGCGCTCGCCCGTCACTGGCTGGGAGCTGTTCCCAGGGCCCTTGGCTCCGTCTGGCAGCAGGGAGCCCCGGGAAGCAGCAGAGTAGGTGGGTGCCTGGGCCCCCGCCAACGGTCTCTGCTACAGGAGGTGAGCAGGGAGAGTTTAGAGGTGCGGGGGCGGGGAGAGAAGAAGTTTTACTCCTAGCCCTAAGGAACCGTGTGAGCGGCCAGATGGGTGGGCTGTGACCAGGCCAGGCCGGGCCTCCCAGACTGTGGGCGAGATGTTCAGGCTGCCTTAggaagactgaaagccagaggggCATCAGGTCAGGGAGTTCTTGGGATCCCCGTGACCAGATGTCGTCTTTCAATCtgccattctggtttcctcacttCCGGAAAGGGGCGTGTGCATTCAGGTCCCCACTTCCTTGGAATCAGGTCGTCCTCTGCCTTCCTGTGGCcggaggagctgaggccaggaccGCAGGGGGAGAGCGTGTTCCATGTCCGATGCCTCTGTCTCAGTCCTGGGTCAGCCGCCAGCTGGCCAACCGGCTTCTCCCACGACAGCCCAGTCTCCCTGTTAGCTCTCTGGAACAAAACTAAGACGTcacttgttgtcattgttgttcattcgcgaagtcacgtctgattctttgcaaccccatggactgcagcatgccaggcttccctgtccttcactatctcccagagtctgctcaaatgcatgtccattgagtcagtggtgccatccaaccatctcatcttctgtcatccctttctcctcccgctttcaatctttcccagcctcagggtattttccaatgagtctgctctttgcatcaggtggccaaaatattggagtttcagcttcagcatcagtccttccagtgaatattcagggttgatttcctttaggatggactggtaggatctcttTGCTTAAGGCTGGAGAGGcagtgtgggaaagcctggtaGCGAAAGTTGAATCCAGGGGAACCTGGACCCAAGCTGCAGACACACTCCTGTCTCTTGCTGTCTTCTTCCTCTTTGCTTAATTTTGCTTCCCCTggtcatcagaatcacctggaggcttGTTCAGACACTGAATGTGCATATCCCACCCCCTCagcagtttctgattcagtggttCAAAACCTGCATTTCCAtccacttccctggtgatgctaATGCTGTTGATCCGGGGACCCCACCTACAAAGGTCTGGGGCACCTCTGTTGAAGGACAGCCCTTATTTATTCCTGCTCTCACTCTAAGAGCTGATGGGAGAAGTATTTTCTGCATGGCGGGCTTGGCCGTCTCTAAACCCTGCTGTAATCTTTTAAAACCAGATGGGAGCAGATTTATTAATAAATTGACATAGAGCAGCCTTCACTTCACTCATTCATGAATTCTGTCAACCGCTCCTGTTCTGCTTCCTAAGTACTCAGAGAACAGGAAGACAAACCTGGCTACAcggggccctggggtggggttATGAGTCTTGGGTAGGGGAACCTCAATGGGCAGGGGATCTCAGGTGACAAAAtctgaagggtgtgtgtgtgtgtttgtgtgtgtaatgGGAAGGGGCTCAAGGAGGGGATCCCATGTGGCTGAGGGTCCTGTTCCCATGGGGCCCAGGTGAACTGGTAACACCCCGGGCACAGGAGCCGGTTGTTCTTAAGTAGAAGGTCTTGCCTTCAGGAAGGCCCCACACTGGATGGAGCCTCCGCCCCAGGGAATCTGGCTCCAGGTAGGGATATCTTTGTGTGGTGTCTCCACAGGCCACCTCCTAAAGATATGTTTGgagcggggaggaggaggagataagGAGAGGGAATGAAAGGaagagcagttttctcagggtttgttaaaaacattaaaaaggagaagaaggcttTTTTTGAACAAAATTGCATGACTGCTAATCAACAGGTCACGGATCGTCTGGAATACTTTATTGATGCTGAAATTTCCCGCACCAACTGCAGAAAGCTTCCAAACGGTAACAAGAATTGTGTGGTTAAGAACACctccaaactggaaaaggtaGGGGACACACCAACTGTCTGCAGTGGTCTTGGCTACTCTGAGCCCCAGGCAGAACTTGTGGTACCCAGACCTTGTCTTTGAGTGGTCGGCACCACTCCCAGGGCAGAGCCCCAAAGTGGTCAGTCCTGCGGCCCTCGTAGCAGACAGTGCAGGACAGCAGACTGTGGAGGAAACCTCATCCTAGGGACAGGGTGCTGTCAAGATCACTCTCAGTGTAAGgactccatccctctgggttccTGGTGCAGGGAAACTTGTTCACAGACATTCACTGGGAATTCACCCTCTTGGACCTAGAGGTACCACTCTGCTGTGGCCTGATCCGAGGTTGCCCATCCTTGTGAAAGCACAAAGGGaagtccattcattcactcaactgCTCATCAAAGCTTACCTGGCCCCAGGTGCTGTGCTGAGTGCTGGAACTTAAGCAATGACCAGGTCAGGGGTGACCCGAGGTTGCCCATCCTTGTGAAAGCACAAAGGGaagtccattcattcactcaactgCTCATCAAAGCTTACCTGGCCCCAGGTGCTATGCTGAGTGCTGGAAATTAAGCAATGACCAGGTCAGGCGTGTCTGCAGCCTCCCGGGCTCAGCCATGGGAAGAGCCCCAGGCTCGAAACAGAGGGCTGATGTGGCCCAGGGGCTTTTGGCCTCAAGCCTGTCTTTCTGACTGGGGTGGGAGTATCCAGGGTTGACCTGAGGGCTTCCTCTGATGTTGGTGAAGCCCCCCGGGCTCTCTCCCCCCACACCCATGGTCCTTCACATGAGATATGTCAGAATCACCTGGTGGCCTTACCTGGATGGCAGGGTTCCCCCTGCAGAATCAGACAGTAGGTCTGGAGAGGAATCTAAGAACTGGCATTGCTAATAAGCTCCTGCAGTGGGGGTCCTTGGGACCGTGCTCAGAACTGCTGTGGCATGCAGTCACAGTGGGAAACACGAAAGTCCGTTGACAGAACCTAAAACTTCCTCTGTGGGCTTACTGTGAACAAATCCATCACTTCCAGCAGAGCAGAGGCTCCTCAGGACAAACATTTAAGCAGGGAGCATGTAGGATACCATCTGatcttttattttagttttgtgtATCTTTTCCTGGTAGTAGAAATATCATGGGCTAAAGTTTATATTTTCTACTGGGTGCATTGAGCATAAAGGAGAGTTGTTACTTTTTACCTGTTTGTAGAAGATATTAAAGAATTAATAAAGATTAATTAGGAAACTTGTCTCCAGGAAGCTCTTTTATTCCTTGTAAAGTTTCCACGGCCCATCTCGGTTTTAGAGCACACATTTTTAAGTACACATTTATTGATAAGCAAacctttgttcctttctttccaaGTGTTTGGAATAATGCCGAAGAGGAGTCATGCTGGGTGGTGTCTCATTCCTGGAGGATTTAATGGGATTCTTTTCAGTATTTATACCTTACTAGTAAATACTATATCAGGTGCTGATTTCCAAAGTTCTTCCAACTCCCTCTTTACcaagagttattttttttttaattaaggatgttttcttctattaattaTTCTTTCAAAATCTACCAAGTATATcgaataatttttcttctttgacccattactaaaataaattcaaataatagATCCCCTAATATTGAGTCATCCTTATGTGTCTGGAATAGGAAGTACGTGTCTTTTTCGGTTGTTCTATAACTGAGTGTTGTGGTTGGCTCACCTGCACTGAGAGTGGTGGCAGGCACACAGGTCAGGGTGTGCAGACTTTCTGGGCAAAGCTGCATCTTTGGCAGGGTTTCTGGACAACTGGACCTGGACATGGCAGAGGACTGTCCTTGTGGATGGTCAGCTGACCCGATCAGCTTTGTGGAGCTTGCTGTGGACACACACTTCTGGCATCCTCCTCTCCTTTACGGCAAATTTCTAGTTCTGTCTGATTGCAAGGGTGCAATTCCTGAAGGTCACTCCGTGGAGGTGCTTGTGCATGTGGGTGGCTAGTCTCCGGTCACTGCTTTGTTGTTGACAGGACGGCCTCTTTTTCTTATCACTCCCTTTGTGGAAGCCATCCTGCCGGGTCCAGGCTGGAAAGGAGCAGTAGCGTGGGTGGGGTCTGCCCTCGTCTCCTAGAATATAGAGggcttagtgaagtgaagtcactcagtcgtgtccgattctttgtgaccccgtgggctgtggtctcctcttccatgggattttccaggcaagagtactgaagtgggatgccgttcccttctcctggggatcttcccaacccagggatcaaacccaggtctccctaatctcaggcagacactttactgtctgagccaccagggaagcctggtgactTAGTGTGCCACTTTTTGCTTATGaattttgcttttctatatatCAATATTAAGCACACTCAAACTCCCCAAAGAATGACTTGGAGTGtggggtacacacacacacacacgcacacacacacatgcgcacgcgcgcgcacacacacacacacatacacacacacagattccattcccaaacctactgaatcagaatgtcCAGGTACAGACACTGTACACACTTCATGTCAAGGGAACTCTGAAAAGCACTGCACAAGGGCCAGCAATTGTTCTATATGCTGCCTTTAATTTGCTGACTTTTTAAAGGATATTATATTCTATTTTACTAGGTAAGTCTGAGTTACAGTTTATTTCTTCATTGTGTTTTGGCTTCCGGGTTTCTCTGGTCTGGTGTAACGAGAACAGGGGCTTTTCAACTTTTTTCTGcaattgctactgctaagtcacttcagttgtgtccgactctgcgtgaccccatagatggcagcccaccaggctcccccgtccctgggattctctaggcaagaacatcggaatgggttgccatttccttctccagtgcatgaaagtgaaaagtgaaagtgaagttgctcagtcgtgcccgaccctttgcgaccccatggactgcagcccaccaggctcctccgtccatgggattttccaggcaagagtactggagtggggtgccatacaaTTAGATCAGTTTAAAAACCAAAAGAACTTTGGATTCCCAAGATTTGATGTAATTTGCCCATAAATCATCTTGACTTGGTATCTTGTGGGTTTGAGGGGATGGAGACCCCATAATTCTCCTTTGTGTGTGTCAGAATTCAGCCAAAACCTAACGTCCTTCTCTCTGACACTGTTTGTCCCTCACTCCTGAAATGCCCCTGTGTTTCCAGTCAGTTATTGAAGATGGCCATTGCTGTTTTTCTAGGATGTCTACCTGCCCGTCCATCTGCCTAAGCCTCTTTCCACCCATTTGTCCATCTATTACCCACACATAGAAGTTTTCATTTGTCATTTCAATGACATTTTGAAAGGGAGAATAAGGAGCTTTGGAATAAAATTTGTTAGGTCCTAGAATCCTCTACATTGCTGTTATCTGATGTATTTGTTGTCAGAGCAAAAGGCATTATTTGATTATTAAGATGACACATATTAGTTTATACCTGGCACAGAACTACCATATTTAcattatagaaaatattaatattttattttataaaaataaaatcaaatttatgTCTGATCTCCCACCAAAAATACGATGATTAGTATTTGCTCTCTATCCATGGATGGGAGGGGACAAACACTCCTCCATGTAACTTCTTGTGGCTACAAGGGTCTGCAGCCTCCAGCCAGCAAATTCTGTGGTGTGTTCCTTGACAGGTGACGGCCCGTCTTCCAGCCTGTTCCTACGCTGGCACCTAGCTGCAAAGCTGGCACCTAGCTCCTGCACTGGTACCCGGTAATGGAACTGCTTTTTCTCTTGCTCTTGGCACACTGCTGACTTTTGCTGTGGTGGTGGTCTTTTTCAGAGACAAATGTGCACCTTCTGGGTGGGCGCACTCCCATGGCATGGCTATTTCACCATGATGAAGAAGCAGTGTGTGGACGTCTAGAGGCTCTGGAGCCCCGTCACCACCCCTCCCTTTGCGAAGAAGTGATGGCCTGTGAGCCGGTACCAACACGCTTCCCTCACATGTGTGTCCCTGCTTGCTGTTCTACTTTCTAGTTTCTTACTATGTGGTATTAAAAGGTGGGCAAGACCCAtgcctccttcctggcctcacagGAGGCCACTTGCCTTTGGCTGACATGATGGCATGCCACTAGGAATAAGGAACGTTTGTCCCTGAGCACAAAGGG is a window of Budorcas taxicolor isolate Tak-1 chromosome 13, Takin1.1, whole genome shotgun sequence DNA encoding:
- the CST8 gene encoding cystatin-8, which translates into the protein MTRFWGTYQLLLALPVSLVSLGGSTLVYKDTDKVLWELRNVSSSSGNMKQCLWFAMQEYNKDSRDKFFFQVVKVWQVQMQVTDRLEYFIDAEISRTNCRKLPNGNKNCVVKNTSKLEKRQMCTFWVGALPWHGYFTMMKKQCVDV